A window of the Lactuca sativa cultivar Salinas chromosome 7, Lsat_Salinas_v11, whole genome shotgun sequence genome harbors these coding sequences:
- the LOC111904220 gene encoding zinc finger protein ZAT10 → MALEALGSPSPPLRHRDMDVQDSWNKGKRSKRPRTTTDHDVALPQQPPTEEEYLALCLMLLANGSPTSTSTSTATVTLPENESDSRVAYKCSVCNKGFSSYQALGGHKASHRKNVPDDHIPSTSAAATATATLSSSSVLKPSGKVHECSICHRTFPTGQALGGHKRRHYDGNNPGSTVTTTSDGGASSTPSQPRDFDLNLPAFPDLFQMGLSVDCGKKSQMLINEQEVESPLPMKKPCFSIKTE, encoded by the coding sequence ATGGCACTCGAAGCTCTTGGATCACCGTCGCCGCCACTCCGCCACCGCGACATGGATGTTCAAGATTCTTGGAACAAAGGCAAGCGATCTAAGCGCCCAAGAACCACCACCGATCACGATGTTGCTCTTCCGCAACAACCACCCACAGAAGAAGAGTACTTAGCCCTCTGCTTGATGCTCCTAGCCAACGGCAGccccacctccacctccacctccacagCCACCGTCACACTGCCGGAAAATGAGTCTGACTCCCGGGTGGCTTACAAATGTAGCGTATGCAACAAGGGGTTCTCTTCTTACCAAGCACTCGGAGGACATAAAGCTAGTCACCGGAAGAACGTTCCCGACGACCATATTCCGTCCACCTCCGCCGCcgccaccgccaccgccacctTGTCCAGTTCTTCTGTTTTGAAACCTAGTGGAAAAGTACACGAGTGTTCCATCTGTCATAGAACGTTTCCCACCGGCCAGGCACTTGGTGGTCACAAACGACGGCACTACGACGGCAACAACCCTGGTAGCACCGTCACAACGACATCAGACGGAGGTGCTTCCTCCACCCCTAGTCAACCGCGCGACTTTGACTTAAACTTGCCGGCGTTCCCCGACTTATTCCAAATGGGTTTGAGCGTTGACTGTGGGAAGAAAAGCCAAATGTTGATTAACGAACAAGAAGTTGAAAGTCCACTTCCGATGAAGAAACCGTGTTTCTCGATCAAAACGGAATAA